One Deltaproteobacteria bacterium genomic region harbors:
- a CDS encoding ATP-grasp domain-containing protein codes for MSSVSRATGKRLQTIAIANRGEVAVRIIHACRDLGIRTVLLHSEPDIGTRAYRMADSRVCIGPAATAESYLSISKNVTGALAAGAQAVHPGFGFLSENAEFAEAVIQAGMIFIGPKPASIRAVGDKISAKKIVAAANAPAVPGYMGDDQRIETLVDEATRIGFPVIVKAAAGGGGRGMKVIRSKSEAPEQIASAQREGLAAFGSAVVFLEKYLDRAKHIEFQIFGDSFGEVSYLFERECSVQRRHQKIIEEALSPSLTPELRREMGEAAVRLAQSANYEGAGTVEFLLQDGKFFFLEMNTRLQVEHPVTEMVLGVDLVKAQILNAAREFQVWAQESLVAHGHAIECRIYAENPYLGGIPSTGKLLGVEWPDGPGRRFETGFEAGDEITPFYDPMIAKVIVWDESRLRAIKKMNATLSQSLVLGVHTNIPFVMAMLAHPEFLDGSMTTQFVGKHFTQESGIGLAPRARTDLEKQFEKMALESATDFSEKVGMAHSSAAALQKPWLGDGWRNV; via the coding sequence ATGAGCTCAGTTTCTCGCGCCACTGGTAAACGGCTTCAAACGATTGCGATCGCAAATCGCGGTGAGGTTGCAGTTAGAATTATTCATGCCTGCCGTGACCTTGGAATACGAACGGTACTTTTGCATTCGGAGCCAGATATCGGAACTCGTGCATACCGCATGGCAGATAGTCGCGTTTGCATAGGACCTGCGGCAACCGCGGAAAGCTACCTAAGTATAAGTAAAAATGTCACCGGAGCTTTGGCTGCCGGTGCCCAAGCGGTTCACCCCGGTTTTGGCTTTCTTTCTGAAAACGCGGAATTTGCAGAGGCCGTGATTCAGGCAGGCATGATTTTTATCGGTCCGAAGCCAGCGTCTATCCGTGCAGTAGGCGATAAGATTTCCGCAAAGAAAATAGTGGCTGCCGCAAATGCTCCGGCCGTACCTGGCTATATGGGTGACGATCAGCGAATCGAAACCCTCGTCGACGAAGCGACCCGAATTGGATTTCCGGTTATCGTAAAGGCGGCGGCAGGCGGCGGTGGGCGTGGGATGAAAGTGATTCGCTCGAAATCCGAGGCACCCGAACAGATTGCGTCGGCTCAGCGAGAAGGCTTAGCGGCATTCGGTTCGGCTGTCGTGTTTTTAGAGAAGTATCTTGATCGCGCGAAACACATTGAGTTTCAAATTTTTGGCGATTCGTTTGGCGAGGTTTCTTACTTGTTTGAACGCGAATGTTCCGTTCAACGGCGACATCAAAAAATTATTGAGGAAGCTCTCTCTCCTAGTCTGACTCCGGAGCTACGAAGAGAGATGGGCGAAGCCGCCGTGCGCTTGGCCCAAAGTGCTAACTACGAGGGCGCCGGAACAGTCGAATTTCTTCTGCAAGACGGCAAATTCTTTTTTCTCGAAATGAACACTCGTCTACAGGTTGAACATCCTGTAACGGAAATGGTTCTTGGTGTCGATCTTGTCAAAGCGCAGATTTTAAACGCGGCACGCGAGTTTCAAGTGTGGGCACAAGAAAGTTTGGTGGCCCACGGACATGCGATTGAGTGCAGGATATACGCCGAGAATCCTTATCTAGGAGGAATTCCCTCGACTGGAAAATTGCTGGGCGTCGAGTGGCCAGACGGACCGGGCAGGCGATTCGAAACAGGCTTTGAAGCAGGCGATGAGATCACTCCGTTTTACGATCCAATGATTGCAAAAGTTATTGTCTGGGATGAGTCGCGCCTACGGGCGATAAAAAAAATGAATGCGACCCTAAGCCAATCGCTGGTTCTTGGCGTTCACACCAATATTCCATTCGTTATGGCGATGCTCGCACATCCTGAATTTCTTGATGGTTCGATGACCACGCAATTTGTCGGCAAGCACTTCACGCAAGAAAGTGGCATCGGCTTAGCGCCAAGAGCTCGCACGGATCTAGAAAAGCAGTTCGAAAAAATGGCCCTCGAGTCGGCGACCGACTTCAGCGAAAAAGTCGGCATGGCACATTCCTCAGCGGCTGCTTTGCAGAAGCCATGGCTTGGTGATGGGTGGAGAAACGTATGA
- a CDS encoding enoyl-CoA hydratase/isomerase family protein, protein MTTIEVSLDRAAGVLSNQAVLRVALSRPEVRNAFNAQTVSELTEVFSKAGREGPYKDARVVLLSGHGKSFCAGADLEYMKSMANFSHEENRRDGEKLFAMFDSVRTCEVPVVVHLHGHAMGGAVGITACADIAFAETGTQFRFSEVRLGIVPAVISSFILSKMSPHWARRWMMTGETFAADAALQAGLVHFVGLSEEVVREKEAVVKAILEAGPDAVKTTKRLLNEIHGQTPNQAQTTVVKVIADVRTSLEGQEGLSSFLEKREPSWRSKS, encoded by the coding sequence TTGACAACTATCGAAGTGTCGCTGGATCGTGCGGCCGGCGTTTTATCAAACCAAGCAGTCCTTCGTGTGGCTCTTTCGCGACCCGAAGTGCGAAACGCGTTCAACGCACAAACGGTTTCGGAGTTAACAGAGGTATTTTCAAAAGCTGGCAGAGAGGGTCCCTACAAGGATGCTCGTGTTGTTCTTCTCTCTGGCCACGGCAAATCATTTTGTGCCGGTGCGGATTTGGAATATATGAAATCGATGGCGAACTTTTCACACGAAGAGAATCGCCGCGACGGGGAAAAACTTTTTGCGATGTTTGATTCCGTTCGCACTTGTGAGGTTCCAGTTGTCGTTCACTTGCACGGTCATGCTATGGGCGGTGCCGTTGGGATAACCGCGTGCGCGGACATCGCCTTTGCCGAGACCGGAACTCAGTTTCGTTTTTCTGAAGTGCGACTTGGGATCGTCCCTGCGGTGATTTCCTCCTTCATTTTATCTAAGATGTCGCCACACTGGGCCCGTCGCTGGATGATGACGGGCGAAACGTTTGCCGCCGACGCTGCACTGCAGGCTGGCCTGGTGCATTTTGTCGGTCTTTCGGAAGAGGTGGTACGAGAAAAAGAGGCGGTTGTGAAAGCCATTCTGGAGGCGGGACCCGACGCCGTAAAAACCACGAAGCGTCTGTTAAACGAGATCCACGGTCAGACTCCGAACCAGGCGCAGACGACAGTGGTCAAAGTAATTGCAGATGTTCGTACAAGTTTAGAAGGTCAAGAGGGGCTTTCGTCATTCCTCGAGAAGCGAGAGCCATCTTGGAGGTCGAAGTCATGA
- a CDS encoding methylcrotonoyl-CoA carboxylase — MLRHVEEWRKNVAVAKEGGGKETIERHKSRGKLTARERIDALLDSGSAFLELSTLAAWGLYDGSAPCAGVVTGIGVVSGQDCMIVANDATVKGGTYFPMTVKKHLRAQEIATENRLPCIYLVDSGGAFLPLQAEVFPDRDHFGRIFFNQARMSAAGVPQIAVVMGSCTAGGAYVPAMSDETVIVKGNGTIFLGGPPLVKAATGEVVTAQELGGADVHTRLSGVADHLADDDKHAIEITRDIVANLNRVKSVPFRISQSEEPAYSVDDIYGLIPADTRKPFDVREIIARIVDGSRLHEFKPLYGDTVVCGFGHIYGMPIGIVANNGVLFSESALKTAHFVELCDQRGIPLLFLQNITGFMVGKKYENEGIAKHGAKMVMAVSNASVPKFTVIIGGSYGAGNYGMCGRAYQPRFLWMWPNAKISVMGGEQASNVLLTVKIDQLAERGLKMSETEQAAFKAPTLKKYEEESSAYYSTARLWDDGIIDPKDTRRVLGLALSATCNAPMEERRKGVFRM, encoded by the coding sequence ATGCTTCGCCATGTGGAAGAGTGGCGAAAAAATGTTGCTGTTGCTAAAGAAGGTGGTGGTAAAGAAACTATCGAGCGACATAAATCGCGCGGAAAGTTGACCGCGCGCGAGCGAATCGATGCCCTCTTGGATTCCGGGTCTGCTTTTTTGGAACTCTCAACTTTGGCCGCCTGGGGACTGTATGATGGCTCTGCGCCATGCGCTGGAGTTGTTACGGGTATTGGCGTTGTGAGTGGGCAGGACTGCATGATTGTTGCCAATGATGCGACGGTAAAGGGCGGTACGTATTTCCCGATGACGGTCAAAAAACATCTTCGCGCTCAAGAAATTGCCACGGAAAATCGTTTGCCGTGTATTTACCTTGTGGATTCGGGCGGAGCATTTTTGCCTTTGCAGGCTGAAGTATTTCCAGATCGGGATCACTTCGGACGAATCTTTTTTAATCAAGCGCGAATGTCAGCGGCCGGTGTTCCGCAAATTGCGGTCGTCATGGGATCATGTACTGCGGGCGGTGCCTACGTCCCTGCGATGAGTGACGAAACCGTTATTGTAAAGGGCAATGGAACGATTTTTTTGGGTGGTCCGCCGCTAGTGAAAGCAGCGACTGGTGAAGTTGTAACAGCGCAAGAGCTGGGTGGTGCCGACGTACATACTCGCCTGAGCGGAGTCGCTGATCATCTTGCTGACGATGATAAGCACGCGATCGAAATTACCAGAGACATTGTTGCCAATCTGAATCGAGTAAAATCCGTTCCTTTTCGGATTTCTCAATCCGAGGAACCAGCTTACTCCGTCGACGATATTTACGGATTGATTCCCGCAGATACTCGAAAGCCGTTTGACGTGAGAGAAATAATCGCGCGCATCGTGGATGGCAGTCGGCTGCATGAATTCAAACCGCTGTATGGCGACACGGTCGTCTGTGGCTTTGGACACATCTATGGAATGCCAATTGGCATTGTTGCTAACAACGGAGTCCTCTTCAGTGAAAGCGCGCTTAAAACCGCTCACTTTGTTGAGCTTTGTGATCAGCGCGGGATCCCACTGCTTTTTTTGCAAAATATTACGGGCTTTATGGTCGGCAAGAAGTATGAAAACGAGGGAATCGCAAAGCACGGCGCAAAAATGGTCATGGCGGTTTCCAACGCTTCGGTTCCAAAGTTCACTGTCATCATCGGCGGCTCGTATGGTGCTGGAAATTACGGAATGTGTGGGCGAGCTTATCAGCCGAGATTTCTTTGGATGTGGCCCAATGCCAAGATTTCAGTTATGGGTGGCGAACAAGCATCCAACGTCTTGTTAACTGTGAAAATAGATCAGCTCGCAGAGCGCGGCTTGAAAATGTCGGAGACAGAGCAAGCTGCCTTTAAGGCACCCACGTTAAAAAAGTACGAGGAAGAAAGTTCCGCCTACTACTCTACCGCACGGCTTTGGGACGATGGGATCATTGATCCGAAGGATACACGCAGAGTATTGGGACTGGCACTTTCCGCAACTTGTAACGCTCCGATGGAAGAACGCCGCAAAGGCGTCTTCCGAATGTGA
- a CDS encoding methyltransferase domain-containing protein produces MIDEASLTRFVTLDEEGYFVIDGLRVSDQALGAEWLAKIQIDDRGRSYFNDNDAGGDYKVIVEAFDQPLVALDILVAGKNSEIWTARFPYGVEKEFIPETLCFDEWDRFHLRTKDGVPAVLSRSAQARFFQAATDYDDESVTFAGRTIQLKPCFEETPAAENSNWWSEIYRSGHLRWDLGAAHPLLDELLPPLKFTKSRVLILGCGLGHDAAWWEKRGHIVTAVDFSEEAIAKAKSLYGESSTLRWHTLDAFQLPANWSSSFDIIFEHTMYCAIPPHRRADLCKVWWRLLSPRGRVLGIVPAMDKSVGPPYGGTEWELRRRLLEPLRKTKRSLFRPLIWKRLRNSHGRRFGRELFFIVERGDSATD; encoded by the coding sequence GTGATAGACGAGGCAAGCCTCACTCGCTTTGTCACACTCGACGAAGAGGGCTACTTTGTCATCGACGGTTTGCGAGTTTCTGATCAGGCACTCGGCGCAGAGTGGCTAGCAAAGATCCAAATCGACGATCGAGGACGCTCTTATTTCAACGACAACGATGCTGGGGGCGATTACAAAGTCATTGTTGAAGCGTTCGACCAACCCCTCGTTGCACTCGACATTTTGGTTGCTGGCAAGAATAGCGAGATTTGGACTGCGCGATTCCCCTACGGAGTGGAAAAAGAGTTTATTCCAGAAACGCTTTGCTTTGACGAGTGGGACCGGTTTCATCTTCGTACCAAAGACGGCGTGCCGGCCGTCCTGAGTCGTAGCGCTCAGGCGCGTTTTTTCCAGGCAGCGACAGATTACGACGATGAATCTGTGACGTTTGCAGGCAGAACTATTCAATTAAAACCATGCTTCGAAGAAACACCGGCCGCTGAAAACTCTAACTGGTGGAGTGAGATCTATCGCAGCGGCCACTTGCGGTGGGACCTCGGTGCCGCACATCCACTTCTTGATGAACTCCTTCCGCCTCTGAAATTCACAAAAAGCCGAGTTTTGATTTTGGGATGCGGCCTTGGTCACGATGCAGCTTGGTGGGAAAAGCGCGGCCACATCGTCACTGCAGTTGATTTTTCAGAAGAGGCTATTGCAAAAGCGAAAAGCCTTTACGGTGAAAGCAGCACTCTTCGTTGGCATACTCTGGACGCGTTTCAACTGCCGGCAAACTGGTCAAGCAGCTTCGATATTATTTTTGAACACACTATGTATTGCGCTATTCCGCCACATCGCCGCGCGGACCTGTGCAAAGTTTGGTGGCGCTTGCTGTCGCCTCGAGGGCGAGTTCTTGGAATTGTCCCTGCAATGGATAAATCCGTCGGCCCACCTTATGGCGGCACCGAGTGGGAATTGCGTCGGCGACTTTTGGAGCCGTTGCGAAAGACCAAACGTTCTTTGTTCCGTCCATTGATTTGGAAACGCTTAAGAAATTCTCACGGACGCCGATTCGGACGGGAACTCTTTTTCATCGTCGAACGTGGCGACTCCGCGACCGATTAG
- a CDS encoding trypsin-like serine protease has protein sequence MAQEGIPDGDQRILIVSLTEAKLVGVMSSASPAKGCGKDKGDIVTGSSTLTSSSLISQSWMKDSMVRIVAAFALASAALATSACGQAPSASSTTSLGGIETGIIGGKEIAGTEPYAPHVVGIYDASAGAICTGSILSPSIVVTAAHCVESSASSLRVVFGNDFNSRSVVVRAVDAYQVSPLWPFRQNTALNTGDIALIKFSGGLPAGYKAIKFLTDASKLSDGMTVTLAGFGASDVVQVRDPRSGALSSDHQGSGKLRYVDTIISAAAFTKSEFVTDSKQGRGACHGDSGGPAFITVDGEMVVTGVTSRSVDDPEDTCSVGAAYTSIPFYSKWIIQTSNQLNSMTLADRSARSTTVAHR, from the coding sequence GTGGCTCAGGAAGGAATTCCTGATGGCGATCAAAGGATTCTGATCGTCTCGCTAACCGAAGCGAAGCTCGTGGGGGTCATGAGCAGCGCTTCTCCCGCAAAAGGTTGCGGGAAGGATAAGGGGGACATCGTGACAGGTTCGAGTACGCTCACTTCTTCTAGTCTTATTTCTCAATCATGGATGAAAGATTCAATGGTTCGCATCGTTGCCGCGTTTGCGCTGGCTTCTGCCGCTCTTGCTACTTCGGCCTGCGGACAAGCGCCATCAGCATCGTCAACTACATCTCTTGGCGGTATCGAGACCGGCATTATTGGCGGAAAAGAAATCGCGGGGACAGAACCTTACGCTCCGCACGTTGTTGGAATTTATGACGCAAGCGCAGGTGCGATTTGCACAGGTTCAATTCTATCTCCATCTATTGTGGTGACAGCTGCACACTGCGTAGAGTCGAGCGCATCAAGTTTAAGAGTTGTTTTCGGAAATGACTTTAACTCTCGTTCAGTTGTCGTTCGCGCTGTTGACGCATACCAAGTTTCCCCGTTGTGGCCATTCCGCCAGAACACGGCACTTAACACCGGTGACATTGCTCTCATTAAATTTTCTGGCGGCCTACCGGCTGGGTACAAGGCGATTAAATTTCTGACCGATGCTAGTAAATTGTCGGACGGAATGACTGTTACACTCGCGGGCTTCGGAGCCTCAGACGTCGTGCAGGTTCGGGATCCTCGATCGGGCGCCCTGTCGAGCGATCATCAAGGTTCTGGAAAATTGCGCTATGTAGACACCATCATCTCGGCGGCTGCCTTCACGAAGAGCGAATTTGTGACGGATTCAAAACAAGGTCGCGGCGCTTGCCACGGCGACTCGGGCGGGCCAGCTTTCATCACGGTTGACGGCGAAATGGTTGTCACTGGAGTCACCAGCAGAAGCGTTGATGATCCGGAAGATACCTGCTCAGTTGGAGCTGCTTACACAAGCATTCCTTTCTACTCGAAATGGATCATTCAAACTTCTAACCAACTCAATTCGATGACACTGGCTGATCGCTCGGCGCGATCGACAACTGTCGCTCACCGGTAA
- a CDS encoding cysteine synthase A: MQPAMSTWDLVGNTPLVEIKSLSQKTGCRIFAKCEFMNPGGSVKDRAAKSMIAAAEKSGALKPGGILVEGTAGNTGIGLATFAAARGYRCIISMPDNQAQEKMAMLEALGAEVRAVKPVPFANPEHFYHRAKKIAEETPNAFWVNQFENTANCAAHEAGTGEEIWKQTAGVIDYFTCAVGTGGTIAGVSRSLKRNAKSVGREVKVVLADPFGSGLYCQVRDGKMETTGSSVTEGIGIMRVTANFALAQIDEAVRIDDQSMINMLFHTSRQDGLFLGTSAALNLVSAYQLAKRHQGEGKTIVTILCDHGSRYQSKLLSEAWRNEKGLTPQPLI, encoded by the coding sequence ATGCAGCCTGCGATGTCGACATGGGATCTAGTTGGAAATACGCCGCTAGTCGAAATCAAATCGCTGTCGCAGAAAACCGGCTGTCGAATTTTCGCTAAATGCGAATTCATGAATCCTGGCGGCAGTGTGAAAGATCGCGCGGCAAAATCGATGATCGCGGCCGCCGAAAAGTCCGGAGCTCTAAAGCCTGGGGGCATATTGGTGGAGGGTACCGCAGGCAATACCGGCATTGGACTCGCAACTTTCGCAGCCGCTCGAGGTTATCGCTGTATCATCTCGATGCCAGACAATCAGGCTCAGGAAAAAATGGCGATGTTAGAAGCCCTGGGCGCCGAAGTTCGCGCCGTCAAGCCAGTGCCATTTGCAAATCCAGAGCACTTTTATCATCGCGCAAAAAAAATAGCAGAGGAAACGCCGAACGCTTTTTGGGTGAATCAGTTTGAAAACACCGCAAACTGCGCGGCTCACGAGGCTGGTACCGGAGAAGAAATTTGGAAACAGACCGCCGGCGTTATAGACTACTTTACCTGTGCGGTGGGTACCGGAGGCACAATAGCCGGAGTTAGTCGCAGTCTGAAAAGAAACGCAAAATCCGTGGGTCGTGAAGTGAAAGTGGTTTTGGCGGATCCGTTTGGTTCGGGACTTTATTGCCAGGTTCGCGACGGAAAGATGGAGACAACTGGATCAAGTGTCACTGAGGGAATTGGAATAATGCGGGTCACGGCCAACTTCGCTCTCGCTCAAATAGACGAAGCGGTTCGAATTGACGATCAGTCGATGATCAACATGCTTTTCCACACTTCTCGGCAAGACGGATTGTTTTTGGGAACCTCGGCTGCGCTCAACCTGGTTTCGGCCTATCAATTGGCAAAACGTCATCAGGGTGAGGGAAAGACTATTGTGACAATCCTGTGCGACCATGGAAGTCGCTACCAATCCAAACTCTTGTCGGAAGCTTGGCGAAATGAAAAAGGGCTGACTCCTCAGCCGTTGATTTAG
- a CDS encoding glycosyltransferase, producing the protein MIAIGVLAYIPSHRQRELLQRTLASIRAQQGAPEYTLTIVDNGNESGSTQSWLVETAERFQAQIVRRENKEIAAARDLFLRELSEGADFCAFVDSDIELPTNWLRVLSNAASETHLSKYPTVAIASVNRPPVKESAFNDALLCFFSSRLALLGAIQALQVELPEEVSHLSSCAVLYHRASALAVGGYRTSYTQVCEDLEFSYRLRTKGRFVLLASPAVTHRQDQSELPWFARMYRYGWGQIEVMRDHSAHIWSLKLIPPVAMAALIFAIFRAVFLGRNDFLVLILLLYGALVPPSVIAGAFRIGQPITTALRAVAIAAGSHFAYSLGSLLGVLGVHRNSPPIDRGA; encoded by the coding sequence GTGATCGCAATTGGAGTTTTGGCTTACATTCCCAGCCATCGTCAGCGTGAACTGCTGCAGCGGACGCTTGCTTCGATACGTGCCCAGCAGGGTGCCCCAGAATATACGTTGACCATCGTAGATAATGGCAATGAATCGGGATCCACGCAGAGCTGGTTGGTCGAAACGGCAGAAAGATTTCAGGCGCAAATCGTACGACGGGAGAACAAGGAAATCGCGGCGGCGCGGGATTTGTTTTTGCGGGAGTTAAGCGAGGGTGCTGATTTTTGTGCATTTGTCGATTCGGATATTGAACTGCCGACCAACTGGCTGCGAGTTCTTTCGAATGCGGCTTCGGAAACTCATCTTTCAAAGTATCCAACTGTTGCGATCGCATCGGTCAATCGTCCGCCAGTAAAAGAGTCCGCGTTCAACGACGCCCTTCTTTGCTTTTTTTCGTCTCGTTTAGCGCTCTTGGGGGCGATTCAGGCGCTTCAGGTTGAGTTGCCTGAAGAAGTGAGTCATCTGTCTTCCTGCGCAGTTTTATATCATCGCGCATCGGCGCTAGCGGTTGGCGGTTATCGAACGAGCTACACACAGGTTTGCGAGGATCTAGAGTTTAGCTACCGATTGAGAACCAAAGGACGTTTCGTTTTACTGGCTTCGCCGGCGGTCACTCATCGGCAAGATCAAAGCGAGCTTCCTTGGTTCGCGCGGATGTACCGCTACGGTTGGGGGCAAATCGAAGTAATGCGAGACCATTCGGCTCACATCTGGTCGTTAAAACTGATTCCTCCAGTTGCGATGGCCGCCCTGATATTTGCGATTTTTCGCGCAGTCTTCCTAGGTCGAAATGATTTCTTAGTTTTGATTCTTCTTCTTTACGGTGCGCTCGTTCCGCCAAGTGTGATCGCAGGGGCCTTCCGAATCGGGCAACCGATAACAACCGCTTTGCGGGCCGTGGCAATCGCCGCTGGAAGTCACTTTGCCTACAGCTTAGGATCTTTACTTGGTGTGCTTGGTGTTCATCGAAACTCGCCCCCGATTGATCGGGGCGCTTAG
- a CDS encoding glycosyltransferase family 2 protein, with protein sequence MSEWMLWSRYGGSIQLGSAPPPRLYLIPLSASIEHEGPLSVFMGHRNREERNLEGITRALDRAISGEYDGVIFPSTILSHPARHEVFARCQSRGLKIVHQLTTDVLSTEHHSNLKFSLNPEIRVKVRQSDEALGDPFTRMDELMRRLDAGDALNLVFGAGSLPKDTLIARLTRWQDQVYFTYSARATDPVIELLHRLQPFVRERLFFHFPYHLEFGDGNLSCQQIYDLTERIHARVPGIRVRPMLGVESFDPRVDSELELEPVHKPVFETKAHQQVNSSLEISVVIPSYNNRDYLLNTIKHLSRQDLHAGSFEVIVVDDGSNDGSQEAVQSLVRSYEGLLNFKYIYSPRLKPRKMGDANYRAGISRNLGVKNSRGRILCFLDSDILTPPNYLTDLIEKHRRFDVIQCKRLNLVREKSDADVCFEQIDASQDTFSTEDGYWEKFYSVREWEKEPFFWKYTCTYGLSVPAKLFKRVGWIRKGFVFYGFEDVELGYRLAQVGSRFHLNETVTYHLFHKNERSEFHNSDYLRQALLAKTAQIFYLGRLEPEIFFHFRGLMKEQLPLSSLVKFACRKLGIDVEKSNRNPEAASWLTVPFLAIWNWRWFIWRLLQKAKNSTGIKRPAAVIARGFSWVKSVFDPIIRPVQRYSQALELWRVKRTAAVAISHMQLWRLKVAAQWIWGQRWRITVPAKRVSDKFKVRRLLIDWLQLWRLQAAAQWVWGQRWRVAVAAKRISDKLQLWRLQLMTSRFTSQLWRLRVLVIRISGFIKFRLSTIPFWKLRVLVEGARNQAWRLRVVTQRITGNFNAMIYSEPVRKVKGILWAALFPIRKMYYFARFQWQKRLSKSIQESESQTRNPQERP encoded by the coding sequence ATGTCCGAGTGGATGCTTTGGAGTCGCTACGGTGGCTCGATTCAACTTGGGTCGGCACCGCCGCCCCGACTCTATCTCATTCCCCTCAGCGCCTCAATTGAACACGAGGGGCCGCTGTCTGTTTTCATGGGCCATCGCAATCGCGAAGAAAGAAATTTAGAAGGCATAACACGAGCTCTCGATCGAGCGATATCGGGTGAATACGATGGAGTGATTTTCCCATCGACAATCCTGTCACATCCCGCGCGGCACGAAGTCTTCGCCCGCTGCCAAAGTCGGGGCCTTAAGATTGTCCACCAACTGACAACGGATGTGTTATCGACGGAGCATCATTCGAACTTAAAATTTTCTCTGAATCCAGAGATTCGAGTTAAAGTCCGACAATCCGATGAGGCCTTAGGCGATCCTTTCACACGCATGGACGAGCTAATGCGAAGGCTCGATGCCGGCGATGCTCTCAATCTTGTCTTCGGCGCAGGCTCGCTGCCAAAGGACACACTGATCGCGAGACTCACGCGATGGCAGGATCAGGTTTACTTCACATATTCTGCTCGAGCCACCGATCCCGTGATCGAGCTTCTCCATCGACTTCAACCCTTTGTTCGCGAGCGCTTATTCTTTCACTTCCCTTACCATCTGGAGTTCGGGGACGGAAATTTAAGCTGTCAGCAAATCTACGACCTCACAGAACGCATTCATGCAAGAGTTCCCGGTATCCGCGTTCGCCCAATGCTGGGGGTAGAGAGTTTTGATCCTCGCGTCGATTCAGAATTGGAATTAGAGCCAGTTCACAAACCCGTTTTTGAAACGAAAGCCCATCAGCAAGTGAACTCGTCACTTGAAATTTCGGTCGTCATTCCGAGCTACAACAATCGGGACTATTTACTGAACACTATCAAGCATCTTTCCCGGCAAGATCTTCACGCAGGTAGCTTTGAAGTGATCGTCGTCGACGATGGTTCCAACGATGGCTCTCAAGAGGCCGTACAAAGTCTCGTCCGGTCATATGAAGGTCTACTGAATTTCAAATACATTTACTCGCCTCGTCTGAAACCTCGCAAGATGGGAGACGCTAACTACCGCGCTGGTATTTCGCGAAACTTAGGAGTTAAAAACTCGCGTGGTCGCATACTTTGTTTTTTAGACTCAGACATACTAACTCCGCCCAATTACTTGACTGACCTTATCGAAAAACACAGGCGTTTCGATGTCATCCAGTGCAAGCGCTTAAATTTAGTTCGAGAAAAAAGTGACGCTGACGTCTGTTTCGAACAAATCGATGCCTCGCAGGACACGTTCAGCACCGAGGATGGCTATTGGGAAAAATTCTACTCCGTCAGAGAGTGGGAAAAAGAACCATTTTTTTGGAAATACACGTGCACCTATGGGCTGTCAGTTCCTGCGAAACTTTTTAAACGTGTCGGGTGGATTCGCAAAGGCTTTGTGTTCTATGGATTTGAAGATGTCGAGCTTGGATATCGACTGGCGCAAGTCGGCTCACGCTTTCATTTGAATGAGACCGTCACTTATCATTTGTTCCACAAAAACGAACGATCCGAATTTCACAATTCAGACTATCTTCGGCAAGCCTTGCTGGCGAAAACTGCCCAAATATTTTATCTCGGGCGCCTTGAGCCGGAAATTTTCTTTCACTTTCGCGGGTTAATGAAGGAACAACTCCCTCTTTCGAGCCTTGTTAAATTTGCGTGTAGAAAATTGGGAATAGATGTCGAAAAGTCTAACAGAAATCCGGAAGCCGCAAGTTGGCTGACTGTTCCGTTTTTGGCGATTTGGAATTGGCGCTGGTTTATTTGGCGCCTACTTCAAAAAGCAAAAAACAGTACCGGGATTAAAAGGCCCGCAGCGGTTATTGCACGCGGATTCTCCTGGGTAAAATCGGTTTTCGATCCGATCATCCGACCTGTGCAGCGTTATTCTCAAGCGCTAGAGCTTTGGCGAGTTAAGCGCACTGCCGCAGTTGCTATTTCTCATATGCAACTATGGCGACTGAAAGTCGCTGCACAATGGATCTGGGGCCAACGATGGCGAATTACAGTGCCAGCGAAAAGAGTCAGCGATAAATTTAAAGTCCGGCGACTGTTGATCGATTGGCTGCAGCTGTGGAGACTTCAAGCCGCTGCACAATGGGTCTGGGGCCAGCGGTGGAGAGTTGCTGTTGCCGCCAAACGAATCAGTGATAAGCTACAGCTTTGGCGACTTCAACTCATGACGTCGCGATTCACGTCGCAGCTTTGGCGGTTGCGGGTTTTGGTGATTCGCATTTCCGGATTCATAAAATTCAGACTGTCGACTATTCCCTTTTGGAAATTGCGCGTGCTCGTTGAAGGTGCGCGGAATCAGGCCTGGCGCCTTCGCGTCGTCACCCAGCGGATAACTGGAAATTTTAACGCGATGATCTATTCTGAACCTGTTCGGAAAGTGAAGGGTATTCTTTGGGCCGCACTTTTCCCAATCCGAAAAATGTATTACTTCGCGCGATTCCAATGGCAGAAACGCTTATCTAAATCTATTCAGGAATCCGAAAGTCAAACTCGTAATCCGCAGGAGCGGCCGTGA